A section of the Virgibacillus sp. NKC19-3 genome encodes:
- a CDS encoding galactokinase encodes MMTKSNLSQTFKKTFDTTDTPRTFFAPGRINLIGEHTDYNGGHVLPASISFGTYALGQKRSDQKLRFYSMNFPNMGVIECDLSNLDYTKEDGWANYPKGMLLYLQKSGYEFSYGADILFYGNIPNSAGLSSSASIEMATGVLLEGLFDLKIDRVHMVQLGQKVENEYIGVNSGIMDQFAIGMGKKDHAILLNCQTLNYEYAPLELKGYVIQIINTNKQRTLAGSKYNERRQQCDQAIIDLQTKLSITSLGDLTKAEFDQHKHLIKDVTNQKRAKHAVYENARTLEALEKLRESDLKGFGKCMNESHLSLKQDYEVTGMELDTIVQAAWDQEGVLGARMTGAGFGGCAIAIVDKDKIEDFKKNVNAIYYKAIGYDATFYTATIGDGAKEVTEGVLK; translated from the coding sequence ATTATGACAAAGTCAAATTTAAGTCAAACATTTAAAAAAACATTTGATACAACGGATACACCCCGCACTTTCTTCGCCCCAGGACGCATCAATCTGATCGGCGAACACACGGACTATAACGGGGGGCACGTCCTTCCGGCATCCATATCATTTGGAACCTATGCACTTGGTCAAAAGCGCTCGGATCAGAAATTACGTTTTTACTCCATGAATTTTCCGAATATGGGAGTGATCGAGTGCGATCTATCGAATTTAGATTACACCAAAGAAGATGGTTGGGCCAATTATCCGAAGGGGATGCTTCTTTATTTACAGAAATCAGGATATGAATTTTCCTATGGTGCAGATATATTATTTTACGGCAATATCCCAAACAGTGCAGGACTCTCCTCTTCTGCTTCGATTGAGATGGCTACCGGCGTTTTATTGGAAGGTCTTTTCGATTTGAAGATAGACCGCGTCCACATGGTTCAGCTTGGTCAAAAAGTTGAGAACGAGTATATCGGCGTTAATAGCGGTATTATGGATCAATTTGCGATTGGAATGGGAAAAAAAGACCATGCCATCTTATTAAACTGCCAGACATTAAACTACGAATATGCACCACTAGAGTTAAAAGGTTATGTCATCCAAATTATTAATACCAACAAACAGCGAACATTGGCAGGATCCAAATATAACGAACGACGCCAGCAATGTGACCAAGCAATCATAGACTTACAGACAAAGCTTTCGATTACCAGTTTAGGTGATTTGACCAAAGCTGAATTTGATCAACATAAGCATCTCATCAAAGACGTAACGAATCAAAAACGTGCCAAACATGCCGTTTATGAGAATGCCCGTACATTAGAAGCGTTGGAAAAATTACGCGAAAGTGACTTAAAAGGTTTCGGAAAATGCATGAATGAATCTCACCTCTCCCTAAAACAGGATTATGAAGTGACAGGAATGGAACTCGATACCATCGTTCAAGCTGCATGGGATCAGGAAGGAGTATTAGGAGCTCGAATGACTGGCGCTGGATTCGGAGGGTGTGCGATTGCTATTGTAGACAAAGATAAAATAGAAGATTTTAAGAAAAACGTTAATGCGATCTATTATAAAGCAATTGGCTATGATGCCACATTTTACACAGCAACAATTGGGGACGGAGCAAAAGAAGTAACAGAAGGAGTGTTAAAATGA
- a CDS encoding AraC family transcriptional regulator, whose translation MKVGNILLINYQSLTNKSYGLRFKGDHQYRVAGIYSIGKEIRTDTSYYWNGQARSENDIFVLQYTLKGAGKIKFEQQTYDLNPGDAFFIHIPSNHIYYLPEESEEWEFIYITLLGNEVFQCYEKITKAVGNIFQLDVYSPPIQSIMSSLDKISNEQINDVYKASACAYDFLMSLYADVFQVNRKNTIPSAIKNATAFINENYAAPVSLDDIVAASGLSKYHFTRLFHESMNATPIQYLTKIRVNKAIQLLKNEQLTVEAIALKVGFSNGNYFTKVFRSYLGVSPSVYRNNKTFSQVDYLISD comes from the coding sequence TTGAAAGTAGGTAACATATTGCTTATTAATTATCAATCCTTAACCAATAAATCTTATGGTCTTCGTTTCAAAGGTGACCATCAGTATCGCGTTGCAGGGATATATTCCATCGGAAAAGAAATCAGAACAGACACGTCTTATTATTGGAATGGCCAAGCACGTAGCGAGAATGACATTTTCGTACTTCAATATACATTAAAAGGTGCTGGCAAAATCAAATTTGAACAGCAAACGTATGATTTGAATCCGGGTGATGCCTTTTTTATACATATCCCTAGTAATCACATATACTACTTACCTGAAGAAAGTGAAGAGTGGGAGTTTATTTATATTACCTTACTTGGTAATGAGGTCTTCCAGTGCTATGAAAAAATAACAAAAGCAGTCGGTAATATCTTTCAATTGGATGTTTACTCTCCCCCAATACAGAGCATTATGAGTTCATTAGATAAAATATCTAATGAACAAATCAATGATGTATATAAAGCATCAGCATGTGCATATGACTTTTTGATGAGCCTGTACGCTGACGTATTCCAAGTAAACAGAAAAAACACTATACCTTCAGCAATTAAGAATGCAACTGCCTTTATCAACGAGAACTACGCTGCGCCCGTTTCACTGGACGATATTGTAGCAGCTTCCGGACTTTCCAAATATCATTTCACCAGACTATTTCACGAAAGTATGAATGCAACACCAATTCAATACTTGACTAAAATAAGGGTGAATAAAGCTATACAATTACTGAAAAATGAACAATTAACAGTGGAAGCAATTGCCTTAAAAGTAGGTTTTTCAAATGGTAATTATTTTACGAAAGTTTTTCGATCTTACCTTGGCGTATCTCCTAGCGTATATCGAAATAATAAAACATTTAGCCAGGTTGATTATTTAATAAGTGATTAA
- the melA gene encoding alpha-glucosidase/alpha-galactosidase, whose product MDKITFLGAGSTVFAKNVLGDSMTVPALQDFEFALFDIDHDRLKDSEIMLNNLKNNLNSTVNIVAYTDRKEAMRHAKYVINAIQVGGYDPSTIIDFEIPKKYGLRQTIADTVGIGGVFRNLRTIPVMMEFAKDVQEVCPDAWFLNYTNPMAALTGTMLRYGEIKTVGLCHSVQVCTNDLLKSLDMPTDNVQSKIAGINHMAWLLEVSRNGEDLYPEIKRRAKKKQKNAHDDMIRFELMERFGYYVTESSEHNAEYHPYFIKEKYPELIDRFNIPLDEYPRRCVNQIEEWKQMRDDMVLDKDLSHTRTHEYGSYIMEAMETNNPTKIGGNVLNTGGLISNLPENAVVEVPCLVDASGVAPTYVGDLPEQLAALNRTNINTQLLTIEAAMTRKKEHIYQAAMLDPHTAAELSIDEIVSLCDDLIDAHGDWLPSYK is encoded by the coding sequence ATGGATAAAATTACTTTTCTAGGTGCAGGAAGTACTGTTTTCGCAAAAAATGTGCTTGGAGATAGCATGACAGTTCCGGCTTTACAAGATTTTGAATTTGCTTTATTTGATATTGATCACGACCGATTAAAAGATTCTGAGATAATGCTGAATAATCTCAAAAATAATCTTAACTCTACGGTAAATATTGTCGCGTATACGGATCGAAAAGAAGCAATGCGCCATGCAAAATATGTGATTAATGCGATTCAGGTAGGGGGTTATGATCCAAGTACGATCATTGATTTTGAGATTCCGAAAAAATATGGACTACGTCAAACTATTGCCGACACGGTTGGAATTGGAGGTGTATTTAGAAATCTGCGTACCATTCCAGTTATGATGGAGTTTGCAAAAGACGTGCAGGAAGTATGTCCGGATGCCTGGTTTTTAAATTATACAAACCCAATGGCTGCCTTAACAGGTACAATGCTTCGTTATGGCGAAATTAAGACAGTCGGCTTGTGTCACAGTGTGCAAGTATGTACGAATGATTTATTAAAGTCGTTAGATATGCCTACCGATAATGTCCAATCGAAAATTGCCGGAATCAACCATATGGCCTGGCTTTTGGAAGTAAGCCGGAATGGGGAGGATTTATATCCGGAGATTAAACGAAGAGCAAAGAAAAAACAAAAGAATGCGCATGATGATATGATTCGCTTTGAGTTGATGGAGCGTTTTGGATATTATGTAACTGAGTCATCGGAGCATAATGCTGAGTATCACCCATATTTTATAAAGGAAAAATACCCAGAATTAATTGATCGGTTTAATATTCCATTGGATGAATATCCGCGTCGCTGTGTAAATCAAATTGAAGAGTGGAAACAAATGCGTGATGATATGGTCCTTGATAAAGACTTGAGTCATACACGAACACATGAATATGGATCCTATATCATGGAAGCGATGGAAACAAATAACCCGACCAAAATAGGGGGAAATGTGCTAAACACAGGTGGATTGATTAGCAATCTTCCGGAAAATGCAGTAGTTGAAGTACCATGTTTAGTGGATGCGAGCGGTGTAGCTCCGACTTATGTTGGAGATTTGCCGGAACAGTTAGCAGCTTTAAACCGGACAAATATTAACACACAGTTGTTGACGATTGAAGCGGCAATGACAAGGAAGAAGGAACATATTTATCAAGCAGCAATGCTAGATCCGCATACCGCTGCAGAATTGTCGATTGATGAAATCGTTTCATTGTGTGATGATCTGATCGATGCGCATGGTGATTGGTTACCTTCTTATAAATAA
- a CDS encoding glycoside hydrolase — translation MSRFIIKISKKAFPLGLTVLLLLGLCIPETAIQASESNIRNADKTVKLDPSYQHESFDGWGTALVWFGNVTGGWPDDIKNELADALFGEEGLNLNIARYNIGGEDSPGTEPYMRIGGAVPGYWNRPAEFAPPEDADEDWQEEDDWWDPEDPNHWDWDKDKNQQWWLKAAKNRGANLFEAFSNSPPYFMTESGYTSGNWDSWEDNLRSDQYENFAIYLTNVVEYLQEEIDIDIQTLSPANEPNNGYWGALGRQEGSNWAPASQAKIINETADQLEKLDLDTVVSAMDETNPQVFRENWETYEETTKANVGQMNVHTYWPAQRSSIRDIAKGEGKRLWMSEVDLGPDGIPQDFDNIEPGLALSERISSDIRNLEPEAWVLWQAIEDEINMNDENENMNWGLIHVDFSPEDFDKLEWHKNKKYYTMGNYTKFIRPGNQFINTDNEDTTAAIDKQSNEVVVVHTNHSDTEEAIDFDLSGFETVANSATATPYVTSESENLSEKDNIEVSNEVLSTTVDPKSVTSFVISDVSGVDTSFLNADDNYKLFNVNSELVMDVDGTSLVQNKNNRYKDNQEWMIEKATGGYSHKEKYKIISPESGDVLTDDQGSLILAPDENLAAQQWIISTNGMGEYTFVSTESGQLIEVVGQSSDIEASIGLYKANSGSNQEWKIMQSDMNSIDIKTLVEQFEEQGEFKSDQDALSLKIHLTAVNRYEEKEASEKVIKHMESFKLLLDHQKEEELISERAYDTLYANTEYLITEWE, via the coding sequence GTGAGTAGATTTATAATTAAGATTTCCAAAAAGGCTTTTCCGCTTGGACTAACTGTTCTCCTTTTATTGGGACTTTGTATTCCAGAAACGGCTATACAGGCAAGCGAATCGAATATAAGAAATGCAGATAAGACAGTGAAATTGGATCCAAGTTATCAACACGAATCATTTGATGGATGGGGAACAGCATTAGTGTGGTTTGGCAATGTAACGGGTGGATGGCCTGATGATATAAAAAATGAACTGGCAGATGCTCTATTTGGCGAAGAAGGTTTGAACCTTAATATTGCTCGTTACAATATTGGCGGAGAAGATTCTCCTGGAACAGAGCCGTATATGCGAATTGGTGGTGCGGTACCAGGATATTGGAACCGACCGGCTGAGTTTGCACCACCAGAAGATGCCGATGAAGATTGGCAAGAAGAGGATGATTGGTGGGATCCAGAAGACCCTAATCATTGGGATTGGGATAAAGATAAGAATCAACAATGGTGGTTGAAGGCAGCAAAAAATAGAGGAGCTAACCTCTTTGAAGCTTTTTCAAATTCCCCGCCTTATTTTATGACCGAAAGCGGGTATACATCGGGGAATTGGGATAGCTGGGAAGACAATCTTCGTTCCGATCAGTATGAAAATTTCGCGATTTATTTAACGAACGTAGTTGAGTATTTACAAGAAGAAATTGATATCGATATACAAACACTTTCCCCGGCGAATGAACCTAATAATGGCTATTGGGGAGCGCTGGGTAGACAGGAAGGGTCTAATTGGGCTCCTGCTTCACAAGCAAAAATTATTAATGAAACGGCAGATCAGTTGGAAAAGTTAGATTTGGATACGGTTGTTTCGGCCATGGATGAAACAAATCCTCAAGTATTTAGGGAGAATTGGGAAACGTATGAGGAAACAACAAAGGCGAACGTGGGACAAATGAACGTTCATACGTATTGGCCTGCACAACGTTCATCGATACGGGATATTGCAAAAGGCGAAGGGAAACGTCTGTGGATGTCTGAGGTTGATTTGGGCCCAGATGGTATTCCTCAAGACTTTGATAATATTGAGCCGGGCCTTGCATTATCTGAACGTATTTCATCAGATATTAGGAATTTGGAACCGGAAGCATGGGTGCTATGGCAAGCAATTGAAGATGAGATAAATATGAATGATGAAAATGAAAACATGAACTGGGGGCTTATTCATGTAGATTTCTCCCCTGAGGACTTTGATAAACTCGAATGGCACAAAAACAAAAAGTATTATACGATGGGAAATTACACAAAATTTATTCGTCCGGGAAATCAGTTTATAAATACGGATAATGAGGATACGACAGCGGCGATAGATAAACAAAGTAATGAAGTAGTGGTGGTTCATACGAATCATTCTGATACGGAAGAAGCGATTGATTTTGACTTATCAGGTTTTGAAACAGTTGCTAATTCCGCCACAGCAACTCCTTACGTAACTTCTGAATCAGAGAACCTTAGTGAAAAGGATAATATTGAAGTAAGTAATGAAGTACTGTCAACAACTGTTGATCCAAAGTCAGTAACATCTTTTGTTATTTCTGATGTTTCCGGTGTTGATACAAGTTTCTTAAACGCTGATGATAATTATAAACTATTTAATGTAAATAGTGAGCTCGTGATGGACGTTGATGGAACGTCATTAGTACAAAATAAGAACAACCGATACAAAGACAATCAAGAGTGGATGATTGAAAAAGCCACCGGTGGCTATTCCCATAAAGAGAAATACAAAATTATCAGTCCTGAGAGTGGTGACGTGCTAACAGATGATCAAGGATCACTCATACTAGCTCCTGATGAAAATCTAGCTGCACAACAGTGGATTATTTCAACAAATGGAATGGGAGAATACACATTTGTTAGTACGGAAAGTGGTCAATTAATCGAGGTTGTTGGACAGTCTTCAGATATAGAAGCCTCCATTGGATTGTATAAAGCCAATTCGGGTAGCAATCAGGAATGGAAAATTATGCAATCGGATATGAATAGTATCGATATTAAGACTTTAGTTGAACAATTTGAGGAACAAGGAGAATTCAAAAGTGACCAAGATGCTCTTTCCTTAAAAATCCATTTGACTGCTGTAAATCGGTATGAAGAAAAGGAGGCATCGGAAAAAGTCATTAAACATATGGAAAGCTTTAAATTATTACTTGATCACCAAAAAGAGGAAGAATTAATTTCGGAAAGGGCGTATGACACTCTGTATGCAAATACCGAATACCTGATTACTGAATGGGAATAA
- a CDS encoding ABC transporter substrate-binding protein, whose translation MKKLMLLGLMFIGILSLVACSGGNEDAGTNSDDSSDSGSENENEITAWAWDPEFNIAGLEIADEAYDGEEDVDLNIVENAQDDIIQRLNTSLSSGADTGLPNIVLIEDYRAQSFLESYPDAFYAVDDYIDTNDFADYKMATTNLDGNQYGVPFDSGATGIYVRTDYLEEAGFTVEDLTDITWEEYIEIGEEVKEQVGVDFLTLDPNDLGQIRMMIQSSGSWYVEEDGAIPDLADNDALAEAFQVYKNMMDADIAKVVSDWSQFVGAFNSGEVATVPTGNWITPSIKAEDSQEGEWAVVPTPRLDMEGSINASNLGGSSWYVLNIDGKEKAAEFLANTFGSDVDMYEELVTEIGAIGAYLPAMDGEAFAAEDDFFSGQSIVEDFSNWTDQIPGVTYGLHTYAIEDIIIESMQNYLSGGELSEVLNDAQVQAETQLN comes from the coding sequence ATGAAGAAACTCATGCTTTTGGGTTTAATGTTCATTGGTATTCTATCATTGGTAGCCTGTTCTGGTGGTAATGAGGATGCGGGAACAAATAGTGATGATTCTTCTGATTCAGGGTCAGAAAATGAGAATGAAATTACTGCATGGGCCTGGGATCCGGAATTTAATATCGCTGGTCTTGAAATTGCAGATGAAGCTTACGATGGTGAAGAAGATGTTGATCTAAATATAGTTGAAAATGCTCAGGATGACATTATCCAAAGATTGAATACAAGTCTTAGTTCTGGAGCTGACACAGGCTTGCCAAATATTGTTTTAATTGAAGATTACCGTGCGCAAAGTTTTTTGGAGTCCTACCCGGATGCATTTTATGCAGTGGATGATTATATTGATACAAATGATTTTGCTGACTATAAAATGGCAACAACCAATCTTGATGGAAACCAATATGGCGTACCATTTGATTCTGGTGCAACAGGCATTTATGTGCGTACGGACTACTTGGAAGAAGCTGGATTCACTGTAGAGGACCTAACGGATATTACTTGGGAAGAGTATATTGAGATTGGAGAAGAAGTCAAAGAGCAAGTGGGAGTAGATTTCCTTACCTTGGATCCAAACGATTTGGGGCAAATTCGTATGATGATTCAATCTTCCGGTTCTTGGTATGTGGAAGAAGATGGAGCCATTCCGGATCTTGCTGATAATGATGCTCTGGCTGAAGCATTTCAAGTCTATAAAAATATGATGGATGCTGATATCGCAAAAGTAGTTTCTGACTGGAGTCAATTTGTAGGGGCCTTCAACAGTGGTGAAGTAGCAACCGTACCAACTGGAAACTGGATTACTCCAAGTATTAAAGCGGAAGATTCTCAAGAAGGGGAGTGGGCAGTCGTTCCTACTCCAAGGTTAGATATGGAAGGTTCTATAAATGCTTCCAACTTGGGAGGAAGTTCGTGGTATGTTCTTAATATTGATGGTAAAGAAAAGGCTGCCGAATTTCTAGCCAATACGTTCGGTTCTGATGTAGACATGTATGAAGAACTTGTGACGGAAATTGGGGCAATAGGTGCTTATCTACCTGCAATGGACGGTGAAGCCTTTGCAGCTGAGGACGATTTTTTCAGCGGACAGTCAATCGTTGAGGATTTTTCCAATTGGACGGACCAAATTCCAGGAGTTACTTATGGACTGCACACTTATGCAATTGAAGACATTATTATTGAATCAATGCAAAATTATCTCAGTGGGGGAGAACTTTCAGAAGTGTTAAACGATGCTCAAGTACAAGCTGAAACACAGCTTAATTAA
- a CDS encoding carbohydrate ABC transporter permease, with the protein MKKLKRIFIYVFLVVASFISIFPFLWMIVSMTNESVDVTRGRLLPGTHLLENIKALFGTVDIVTALVNSAIIAVVTTILTLVIASLAGYGFEIFQSRGKDWVFNILLVSMMIPFASIMIPLYRLFGNLTDTVPAMGIDTLAAAILPTITTAFFIFLFRQNTKMFPKDLIEAGRIDGLSELGIFFRVFVPTMKTTYAAAAIIAFMNSWNNYLWPLVILQSPENQTVPLLISNLGAGYAPDYGVIMTAIVITTLPTALVFFFMQKHFVAGMMGSVKG; encoded by the coding sequence GTGAAAAAACTGAAGCGTATTTTTATTTATGTATTCTTGGTAGTAGCCTCCTTTATTAGTATCTTTCCTTTTTTGTGGATGATTGTAAGCATGACAAATGAATCCGTTGACGTAACCAGGGGGCGTTTATTACCCGGCACGCATTTGTTGGAGAACATAAAAGCATTGTTTGGAACCGTTGATATTGTTACTGCCTTAGTTAACTCGGCGATCATTGCGGTAGTCACAACTATTTTAACTTTAGTGATTGCTTCATTAGCTGGTTATGGATTTGAAATATTTCAGAGCCGTGGAAAGGATTGGGTGTTTAATATTCTTTTGGTATCCATGATGATTCCATTTGCATCAATAATGATCCCACTATATCGGTTATTTGGTAATTTAACAGACACGGTACCAGCAATGGGAATCGATACATTAGCAGCTGCCATTTTACCCACGATAACGACGGCGTTTTTTATTTTTCTATTTCGGCAAAACACGAAAATGTTTCCGAAAGATTTAATTGAAGCGGGAAGGATAGATGGATTAAGTGAGCTTGGTATCTTTTTCCGTGTTTTCGTACCAACGATGAAAACAACGTATGCAGCAGCAGCTATTATTGCTTTCATGAATAGTTGGAATAATTACTTATGGCCGTTAGTGATCTTGCAATCTCCTGAGAATCAAACTGTACCATTACTCATTTCCAATTTAGGTGCAGGATATGCTCCCGACTATGGAGTGATTATGACTGCTATTGTTATTACTACATTACCGACAGCACTCGTTTTTTTCTTTATGCAAAAACACTTCGTTGCTGGAATGATGGGTTCAGTAAAGGGATAA
- a CDS encoding glycoside hydrolase family 2 TIM barrel-domain containing protein, with protein MEHHPKLSWLTDVNVFAVNRVSAHSDHTYYETMKEAQEKGPMNFRHSLNGTWKFSYAPNPKSRMERFYEQDYDCSGWETIQVPGHIQLQGYGKPQYVNTMYPWDGHEELRPPQISEKQNTVGSYVKHFEVPQSMKEQPLFVSFQGVETAFYVWLNGKFVGYSEDSFTPADFELTSFLKAGKNKLALEVYQRSTGSWLEDQDFWRFSGIFRDVYLYTKPATHVEDLHVTTNLNDSYTKADLHVELNLSGAADGVKAKVSLKDATNQVVVDVEKELSNLKEILTLHINKPELWSAENPYLYQAYIQLYDQSGELIEVIPQQVGFRRFEMKNSIMHINGKRIIFKGVNRHEFNCYHGRSVTKEDMLWDIKTLKQHNINAVRTSHYPNKTEWYELCDRYGIYVIDEMNLETHGTWQKMGDVDPSWVIPGNNDEWQDIVMDRAISMYERDKNHPSILIWSCGNESYAGEVLLNIANYFREADPSRLVHYEGVFHNRDYNDTSDMESRMYAKPNEIEKYLSNNPDKPYISCEYIHAMGNSLGGMKKYTDFERKYPMYQGGFIWDYIDQGIVKENRYGEEYIAFGGDFNDRPTDNNFCTNGIVYATRELSPKMQEVRFLYQNIKLEPDRTGVKIINDNLFTDTNQFILKYSISYEGNEIFSDEKEVNVAPETEEYIKLDFPSDFHEKGEYVILTSFILKDKTLWADKGFEVAFGEYEFENGKQPFVIPEGKVEVVTGDVNIGVHGEHFSTIFSRTTGSLISLNYSGTEMMKHAPAPLFWRALTDNDRGSQTGFKNGSWYIASLFQKCTDIKVVKEDKHHAMIVAEYEMSIHPDVKVTIAYTVYADGTLKVNLSYQGVKGLPNMPLYAVSFKIPADYDQLDWYAKGPEENYIDRSNGAKLCKFKNKVVDNIAPYVIPQESGNRTGVRKVDITNNENYGIRIAGVDRPLECNVSPYTAFELENAYHRYELPNVHYTVVTVIGRQMGVGGDDSWGAPIHDEFLIKAEEDHQFEFFIAPIY; from the coding sequence ATGGAACATCATCCCAAATTAAGTTGGTTAACAGATGTTAATGTATTTGCGGTTAACCGGGTTTCTGCGCATTCTGACCATACATATTACGAGACAATGAAAGAAGCACAAGAAAAAGGTCCAATGAATTTTCGTCATAGTTTGAACGGGACATGGAAATTCAGTTATGCTCCAAATCCAAAGAGCAGGATGGAGCGTTTTTATGAACAAGATTATGATTGTTCAGGGTGGGAAACAATCCAAGTTCCAGGGCATATACAACTGCAAGGTTACGGAAAGCCGCAGTATGTAAATACGATGTATCCGTGGGATGGGCATGAAGAGCTTCGACCACCGCAAATTTCAGAGAAACAGAATACGGTTGGAAGTTATGTGAAGCATTTTGAAGTTCCACAATCTATGAAGGAACAACCATTATTTGTATCTTTTCAAGGTGTCGAAACGGCGTTTTATGTATGGTTAAATGGCAAATTCGTCGGCTACAGTGAAGATAGTTTCACACCAGCTGATTTTGAACTTACTTCATTTTTGAAAGCCGGTAAAAATAAACTTGCCCTTGAGGTCTATCAGCGTAGCACTGGTAGTTGGCTTGAGGATCAGGATTTCTGGCGTTTTTCTGGCATTTTTAGAGATGTGTATTTGTATACAAAGCCTGCAACTCATGTAGAGGATCTCCATGTAACAACAAATTTGAATGACTCGTATACAAAGGCTGACTTACATGTTGAGCTGAATTTGTCTGGGGCAGCCGATGGTGTAAAAGCTAAAGTTTCACTGAAGGATGCAACCAATCAAGTTGTCGTTGATGTCGAAAAGGAACTTTCAAATTTGAAGGAAATATTGACCTTACATATAAACAAACCTGAGTTATGGAGTGCAGAAAACCCATATCTGTATCAAGCTTATATTCAACTCTATGATCAGTCGGGTGAGTTGATTGAAGTTATTCCGCAACAGGTAGGGTTTAGACGTTTTGAGATGAAAAATAGTATCATGCATATAAATGGCAAACGAATTATTTTTAAAGGTGTCAACCGTCATGAATTTAATTGTTACCATGGTAGGTCAGTAACAAAAGAGGATATGCTTTGGGATATTAAAACGTTGAAACAACATAATATTAATGCAGTCCGAACGTCCCATTATCCGAACAAAACCGAATGGTATGAACTTTGCGATCGATATGGAATCTATGTTATTGATGAAATGAATTTGGAGACACATGGAACCTGGCAAAAAATGGGTGATGTAGATCCATCCTGGGTGATCCCCGGAAATAATGATGAATGGCAAGATATTGTAATGGATCGTGCTATTTCAATGTATGAAAGGGATAAAAATCACCCATCTATTTTAATTTGGTCATGTGGGAATGAGTCATATGCAGGGGAAGTCCTCTTGAATATTGCAAACTATTTTAGAGAAGCAGATCCAAGTCGATTGGTTCATTATGAAGGTGTGTTTCATAACCGGGACTATAATGATACAAGTGATATGGAAAGCCGAATGTATGCCAAACCAAATGAAATTGAGAAATATTTGTCCAATAATCCTGACAAACCTTATATTAGCTGCGAATATATACATGCAATGGGCAATTCGCTTGGAGGTATGAAAAAATATACGGACTTCGAACGAAAATATCCAATGTATCAAGGTGGATTTATTTGGGATTACATTGATCAGGGGATAGTCAAAGAGAATCGCTATGGTGAGGAGTATATTGCATTCGGCGGAGATTTTAACGATCGACCTACAGACAACAATTTTTGCACGAATGGTATTGTTTATGCTACTCGCGAACTCTCTCCGAAAATGCAGGAGGTCCGTTTTTTATACCAAAATATAAAACTGGAACCTGACCGTACTGGTGTTAAAATAATTAATGACAATTTGTTCACGGATACAAACCAATTTATATTAAAATATAGTATTAGTTATGAAGGTAATGAGATATTTAGTGATGAGAAAGAAGTGAATGTAGCACCTGAAACCGAAGAATATATTAAATTAGACTTTCCTTCTGACTTCCATGAAAAGGGTGAATATGTCATCCTTACATCCTTTATATTAAAGGATAAAACACTATGGGCAGATAAAGGTTTTGAGGTGGCCTTTGGAGAATATGAATTCGAGAATGGCAAACAACCTTTTGTTATTCCAGAAGGCAAAGTTGAGGTTGTTACGGGTGATGTTAATATTGGTGTGCATGGTGAGCATTTCAGCACCATTTTTTCGCGAACTACCGGTTCATTGATCTCACTCAACTATTCAGGAACAGAAATGATGAAGCACGCTCCAGCACCATTATTTTGGCGGGCTTTAACTGATAATGATCGTGGCAGCCAAACTGGTTTTAAAAATGGTAGCTGGTATATAGCAAGCCTGTTTCAAAAATGTACAGATATTAAAGTAGTAAAGGAAGACAAGCATCATGCAATGATAGTCGCTGAATATGAAATGTCTATCCATCCCGATGTAAAAGTTACGATTGCTTATACGGTTTATGCGGATGGTACTTTGAAAGTAAATTTATCATACCAAGGTGTAAAAGGTTTGCCGAATATGCCTTTATATGCAGTATCATTTAAAATTCCAGCTGATTATGACCAATTGGATTGGTATGCCAAAGGCCCGGAAGAAAATTATATAGACCGCTCGAATGGTGCCAAGCTATGCAAATTCAAAAATAAAGTAGTCGACAATATAGCACCTTATGTTATACCACAGGAGTCCGGGAATAGGACGGGAGTTCGTAAAGTTGATATAACAAATAATGAAAATTACGGTATAAGGATAGCAGGTGTCGATAGGCCACTGGAATGTAATGTTTCTCCATATACTGCGTTTGAATTGGAAAATGCCTATCATCGTTATGAACTGCCTAACGTCCATTATACAGTGGTTACTGTTATAGGTAGACAAATGGGAGTTGGTGGAGATGATAGTTGGGGTGCACCTATTCATGATGAGTTTCTAATTAAAGCAGAAGAAGATCATCAATTTGAATTTTTTATAGCACCGATTTATTAG